One window of Salminus brasiliensis chromosome 16, fSalBra1.hap2, whole genome shotgun sequence genomic DNA carries:
- the LOC140536885 gene encoding trace amine-associated receptor 6-like produces MDDTVNYRKNLTVQFCFPGNSASCRKEVRSGSGNILLFIVLSCVSVCTVFLNLLVIISISHFKQLHTPTNLLILSLAVADLLVGMFVMPVKIMQLRDSCWYLGETACSVSEMIINHSMTASLCSLVLIAVDRYIAVSDPLLYSTRITVSKTSLFISLGWSLSLLYIIICLYINDHLLPSQMISRCYGECVVSVKHSWVIVDLVLCFLAPCSVILILYSIIFIAARRQAKAVRAVTDASKRHGSANSSETKAAKTLGIVIFVYLACWIPYFISSLSVESLTTSSMVYTVFGWLMYINSSVNPLIYAIFYPWFRTSVKFIVTCRIFKFSSSRFNLLPERF; encoded by the coding sequence ATGGACGACACAGTAAACTACAGGAAGAACCtcacagttcagttctgctTTCCTGGGAACAGTGCATCGTGCAGAAAGGAGGTCCGATCAGGCTCCGGGAATATCCTCTTGTTCATTGTCCTCtcatgtgtatctgtgtgcactgtgtttctgaacCTGCTGGTGatcatctccatctctcacttCAAGCAGCTCCACACTCCAACCAACCTGCTCATCCTCTCTCTGGCTGTGGCGGATCTTCTCGTGGGAATGTTTGTTATGCCTGTGAAAATAATGCAGCTGAGAGACTCCTGTTGGTATCTTGGAGAAACAGCATGTTCTGTTTCTGAAATGATCATCAACCATTCAATGACAGCATCTCTCTGTAGTCTGGTTTTGATTGCAGTTGATCGGTACATTGCTGTCAGTGACCCTCTGCTTTATTCCACTAGAATCACAGTTTCTAAAACCTCTCTGTTCATAAGTCTAGGCTGGTCTTTAAGTCTGTTGTACATCATCATCTGTTTATACATTAATGATCATCTTCTTCCATCTCAGATGATCTCCAGATGTTATGGAGagtgtgtagtgtctgtaaaacACTCCTGGGTGATCGTTGACTTGGTCCTTTGTTTTCTAGCTCCTTGCTCTGTTATATTGATCTTGTATTCAATCATTTTTATTGCTGCAAGACGTCAAGCTAAAGCTGTCAGAGCTGTAACTGATGCCTCAAAGAGACATGGGTCTGCAAACTCTTCTGAAACCAAAGCAGCAAAAACTCTGGGAATTGTGATCTTTGTTTATCTTGCTTGCTGGATTCCATATTTTATAAGTTCTCTATCAGTGGAAAGTTTGACAACTTCATCAATGGTGTACACTGTGTTTGGTTGGCTAATGTACATAAACTCCTCTGTGAATCCACTGATCTACGCTATATTCTATCCATGGTTCAGAACATCAGTTAAGTTTATTGTAACTTGTAGAATATttaaattctcatcttcaaggTTTAATTTGCTCCCAGAGCGTTTTTAA
- the LOC140537235 gene encoding trace amine-associated receptor 6-like → MDDTVNYRKNLTVQFCFPGNSASCRKEVRSGSGNILLFIVLSCVSVCTVFLNLLVIISISHFKQLHTPTNLLILSLAVADLLVGMFVMPVKIMQLIDSCWYLGETACSVSEIISGYSMAASLCSLILIAVDRYIAVSDPLLYSIRITVSKTSLFISLGWSLGLLYIIVYLYFNDHLLQSQIISRCYGECVVSVKHSWVIVDLVLFFLTPCSVILILYSIIFIAARRQAKAVRAVTDASKRHGSANSSETKAAKTLGIVIFVYLACWIPYYISSLSVESVTTSSMVVTVFVWVICLNSSVNPLIYAIFYPWFRTSVKFIVTCRIFKFSSSRFNLLPECL, encoded by the coding sequence ATGGACGACACAGTAAACTACAGGAAGAACCtcacagttcagttctgctTTCCTGGGAACAGTGCATCGTGCAGAAAGGAGGTCCGATCAGGCTCCGGGAATATCCTCTTGTTCATTGTCCTCtcatgtgtatctgtgtgcactgtgtttctgaacCTGCTGGTGatcatctccatctctcacttCAAGCAGCTCCACACTCCAACCAACCTGCTCATCCTCTCTCTGGCTGTGGCGGATCTTCTCGTGGGAATGTTTGTTATGCCTGTGAAAATAATGCAGCTGATAGACTCCTGTTGGTATCTTGGAGAAACAGCATGTTCTGTTTCTGAAATAATCAGCGGATATTCAATGGCTGCATCTCTCTGTAGTCTGATTTTGATTGCAGTTGATCGGTACATTGCTGTCAGTGACCCTCTGCTTTATTCCATTAGAATCACAGTTTCTAAAACCTCTCTGTTCATAAGTCTAGGCTGGTCTTTAGGTCTGTTGTACATCATCGTCTATTTATACTTTAATGATCATCTTCTTCAATCTCAGATAATCTCCAGATGTTATGGAGagtgtgtagtgtctgtaaaacACTCCTGGGTGATCGTTGACCTGGTCCTTTTTTTTCTAACTCCTTGCTCTGTTATATTGATCTTGTATTCAATCATTTTTATTGCTGCAAGACGTCAAGCTAAAGCTGTCAGAGCTGTAACTGATGCTTCAAAGAGACATGGGTCTGCAAACTCTTCTGAAACCAAAGCAGCAAAAACTCTGGGAATTGTGATCTTTGTTTATCTTGCTTGCTGGATTCCATATTATATAAGTTCTCTATCAGTGGAAAGTGTGACAACTTCATCAATGGTGGTgactgtgtttgtttgggtAATATGCCTGAACTCCTCTGTGAATCCACTGATCTACGCTATATTCTATCCATGGTTCAGAACATCAGTTAAGTTTATTGTAACTTGTAGAATATttaaattctcatcttcaaggTTTAATTTGCTCCCAGAGTGTTTATAA